A window of Phragmites australis chromosome 2, lpPhrAust1.1, whole genome shotgun sequence genomic DNA:
CCTCTATGTCTGAGGGCGGTGGTGGCTTGTGCGCTTGTCAAGTGTGTGGCCGATGTGTGCTCCGCCCTTAGTATCTCGATGGCCCCTCTTCTTGCTGGATTTCTCTTCCCCGATCCTGCCTGTGGGGTGCCTCATGATGTAGGGGAGTGCACTTGTTTAGCCACATATTGTGCTTGGCGTGCTGCGACTTGGCTTCGTCTCACTGCTTCTTCGGTTGGCCTCAGCCCCTCTGTGCCATGATGGCTCCTCCCCCTGCCGAATTCTCTCTTTCTCCGGTTCGACTCATGGGGAGAATTGTGGCGTGAGGGGTTTTGGGGCGTCTAGTGCTCGTGGTGTGCTGCCGTGCTGATGATGGGGCTCGCCATGTGCCGTGCTGTCATTGTGCCTCTGCTGCTGCTCGCGCGCTCTCTCAACATTTCTCTCGTGTCGATCCCGACCACTGGCATTCTACaatgctcctccccttgcccggcctcctcctcttcggcagGTTGGGCATGTGGGGAGTTTCATTACGCTGGGTTGGCCGTGGGATGGCACGGCTGCATAGAGGCTGTGTTGCTGCTTCTTTGGTCTTGGCCTAGCATGGGCTGCCCGTTCCACCTTTTGTGCAGATTTACGAGGCAAGGAGTCATGAGCGAAAGCTTTGCCTGTCTTGCTGGTGCAAATGTTGTTGACGCCCTCGGGTGTCATTCCCTCCCTGGAGGCGACATTTCACGTCTCCTTCACCCTAGATGCTTCTCCAGGTGAAAACCTTGTTCGGGTGTCCGGACGGGCGGCAACGACTTTGATGTCATTCCTTCTTGAAAGTGTCGCTTCGAAAAACCCCTGCTCTCTTCGTTTGTTCCGCTGGCTTCTTCTGTAGGTTTACACCTTCGTCTTCGATCCGTGATGGCTCCTCATTCTCGATTGACGCTTCTCGATAGTGATTTGGTCCAATGCACGCTCCTTCGAAGCGTCGTGTTGTCGGCTTGTATGTCAGAGAGGTGCGGTGTGGGAGCAGGACCCCATCAGCCGAGTTGTGAGGGAGGTGCGGTGTGTGAGCATGGGCTCCACTGACTTAAGTTGTGATGTTCTTAAttgtttgtttggttggtgcGTGAGTTGAGTTGGATTGAACTTATTTATTGTATGGTTGTATCTTTTGGTGTGAGGGTTTGTTTCGAGTTGATGTCATTTTGTCGTCTCGAGGTTATGTGTCAGGTTTTTTTCTGCACAGTTATGAGGTTTTTTTAGCTCGATTTTTCTCAGACAATTCtctttttctataaaaaatttcAGCAATACTTGTACCGTCCtttcgaaaagaaaaaaaatactacatCAATGTTGCAGCGGTTCAATAAAATGTTATGTTTGTTACAAATATCAAGTGTAACACTATACGTTTGGACACTTGcatttttctatttattttggTTTATGTTTCATTTACAGTTCGGTGCCATTGCAACCTTCCACGTGAGCAACTAACGCAATCTTTTTTAAACCATCTCCGCACTAGCGAAACTGCAAAACAGTATGCGAGCTGGTACCGCAGCTAGTAAATTGAAAAATAGCACCAAACATTTACCCatgattataaaaaaaaacaccataAAAGACACCGCTCAAGTGAGTATATTTGCATTCAACAAACATGGAAATAAATGTGCCCTGTCATGTTCTTGCAGTCTGCTCGCCACAGTAGTATTATACATATACCGTTGCCTGAGCTAGGAGCAGCGGAGTTACTGCGGTAGATGGGGGTGCCGGTGTTGGTTGGATCTGGTTCCGCTCTGATCATTTCGGTAGTTTGTCTTTCAACGTGTAGCCTAGGAGTAGTGTTGTTGCCGTTCtttttatgttgttttttaGTCGTTTTGGCTGTTTTTTTCCGTGTTGTCTCTGCGATGTTTTAGTAAACTACTTTTGTAGCCTACTATATGATTTTTGATTTTACTCAGTTTTTCTTTAATTAATTGAGTATGTCAGTCCGTCAAATCTTccttcttattaatataattaacagttcttctataaaaaaatatgaaaatattcaTATGGTTTCTcgaatagttttttttaagactaAGGTAGCACGCCTCTATTTAGCATGCTTCCCAATACCACCATTCACACATATTATcaaatataagaaaaaaaaacatacattaCATTACGCAATGACTACTCAACTTGAGGCGGAGCCTACTATTTCTAGCTCTCTTGTGTCTACAACATCAGAATGTAGTGTCAATTTCATCAATGGACAATTAGACATTGTGGACGAACAGTCGAACATTATGAAAAGATGCATATTATGCCAGGAGTATGGATGATGCAGAAGCTATGATAATCTTTATtcctttatcaaaaaaaaaaccaaggaGGTGattcaattatccaaaaaaaCAAGGAGGTGATTCAACTATGAAATGAACAGTTCTCAATATTCAATGACAATTATGTATGCTCACTTGCTTTCGTAGGGATACAAGTGATGCCTCCCATTTTATGATTGGACAGATAAGTATCCTTCTCTCACATGATTTGACGATGTGGGTCGCGAATACGCATGTCCTTTATATCAGTTTTCTCATTTTATTCATCCCCAAATcctatacacacacacacacacacacacacactaatACTGAGATTTTAATTTCTGTTTTTTTGAAACAAACATGCGTGAGGATTGCCCGAGATATTTTTGTTTGCTGACGGCATGCTTCCAGCAGCAGCATTACCGAATCTACTCCGGCCATTAgcgagcaacagcaggagacgAGTTTATCATCGCGTCCACAAACAAGAGGTGTCCAACAAACCGCGCGGGATCGATGGCAAATCTGCATTCACAAATGGACAGAGAAGAGCGCGCACTTTCACTTCGTCCACAACCTCTTTTCTCTGCCCTTTTGCGCTCGCGGGCGCTGTCTGccctgcatctgcatgcatgccttCTCGGTGCGAGGCATGTGACTAAGTGTAATCGAATCAGATACAAATAAGtcatcatatattttattttatatttttttcgagCTACATCAAACACGTATAGtaccaaataattatttttttttaatcatgtatcatattatatatatttttttagttcgAGTCGGAGCGAATAGTACAGCAAACTTTTAGTTAGTATGACATGAAATTTTTTCACTTCATTTACATCCTCACATATCACATTAAATAATAGAGTGTAATTAAAGTGAGCACAGATAGTAGTCGTTGAGATGTGAAAAAAAGAGTATTAAGTATTATCTTTTTATAGATGTATGAtaatctatctatatattataatgtttttaaataaaatcataATATGTTATCTCGTAACTCCTAATATTTAGATACTTCGGACAAATACTAGTTATCAtgtattgtattttttttcttaggtTTGAAATCGGACACGAATAATATTATAGATAGTCGTTATTACATCTTATATTTACTTCCGAGACTTCAAATGAATGGAAAATATCCAGTCATATTTTTATAACATGAACACATGTGGTGAATGACTTTGGCGCATCGGCCTTCTCGCTCATTCAACAACCACCGCCGCCACTACGCCCTCCACCAACACAGACAATCCCATCTACCACACTAACTCCGCTGCTCCTGCACTGTATATGTACAGTATAATACTGCAGCGAGCAGACTGCAAGAACATGACAGGGCACAGGGGACTGAGCTTAGTTTGAGCTTGTACCGATGTACCACAGAGATCCATCTAACATAGCTGGAAGAGACGAGATGGCTTGGATGCACTGTTGAACTATAAAAAAATACTACTGAAAGGTAATAATGTCGAGAGTCACTGTCCAGGAttaaaattttgtgaattttagaaACTTTGAAGAGAAACGAAATATctgattataatttttttcacgtgAGATCAACAAAACATTAGACGAAAAATGATCAAATTTTcggtaaaatttaaaaaattcaaccTTTTCAATTGTGaacgaaaaaatataaaataaaattgaaatccctggtCACTGTGGCAGCTTACGAGATTTGAGTTTATGAAAGTGAGTCCGAGCTGAAGTGAGCGATCGATCGGACGAGCCGTCACCGACGTAGGGCACGTTGCAGTCTCGCCGATCTGGCCAACCAGGCACATAGACCATAAATGAATCAGCTCAGCTCACCAGAAAAATATTGGAGGTCGCTAGCTTAGCCCATCCGTCTGGGCTCGATAGATTGATGGCTCTGCATGCTTTCGGCGAATAAATATCATTTGCACATCCAAGTACGTACACGGCTGCGAAGACGGAACTGAAGTTTTTTCATTCGCAGTGCCATCGCACAACATGTGAGAGGACCACGAGAAGCCGATGGATGGATGTATCGACCTACCCATCGATCCTTTAATGGCTAGCTCCGCATCACATGCATGTCAGATGATCAGTATCTTGCTGGGtggtaaaaaaactaaaaaataggaATTATGCAGTTATGTTTCGTGTTACTGCTCTTGTCGGAAGGAGTGACGGGTCATTGCGAGTGTTCGAGGTAAATGAGCTACCCGAACTGGTCGGTCATGGCATTGAAAGACGCGACAGGTGGTAATGCATTTGGAAATGTCCAGAGAGGTCATCACCAGAGATGGGCACAGGTACAATCTTGAACCGTTGAACGTTCCTTCACTAGATCTTTCATGGGCCACTGCTGCGTAACTTTCATCATCTATCCGATGTCAGTAGCAATATCACACGCGTAAAGACTGGTCGACACGGGTGTGGAAATCTTGAACAGGGAGGGGTTCATCTCTCTATCAGATCAGGGGCCACGCCCAGAGCCAAACCAGACGCGCGCATGCTTACGGAATGTGGAGACGGCTACGGCAGAACCACGCCACGGACACGGGATTCTCTTCGGCGCcgattggaggaggaggaggcctgaGTATGACTCTCCAGCCGTCCAGCGCTTCGAACAGCACGGAGCTGACGGACAGTTATCCTGACTTTACCTCATGTACTGACGACCCCTACAGATCTGGCGTTGTACGCCTGTATAACTAACAATCGGGTTTGGACACGTATAGCTGCCTAACAGTACCTCAAAGTACGTACTTCgtatccaacaacattgtgctGGTGTCTACATAAACAAGGAGTATAAATACAACGATTCGAAAAATAAGAGGGTGGAAATTGTCGCTGCCATATGCCCTCACCTTGCATTCAATAACATGGGAATAGCAGTATAGCGCTGCCTGCAATGGACCACTCATATGTAAGTAGTTGCGCACCCATAAATAAGTCTATATAAGTCCAAACAGATCATTCATGGTTGCTTTGACGCACTAAATGCGAATTCCAGATCGACGAAACCTCTTAGGACTGCAAAGTAGTACTGTAATACCAAAAGGCCAACATGAAAACCTGAATTCCTTTCAAGTTTTAATTAACCATTGATATAGGCATATACATGCACTGAAAAGGTGACCACCCTGCTGCACAATATCTACTCATCTCCGGCTTTTCTGTATCCCCCTCGGGATCAGTCAAGGAACCAAAAaagacaagaagaaaaagaagaagatcaaaagaaacaaaagctaCATCGCCTACTGGCAGATGCTTGATGGCTGTATGGTCACTAAGATTAATCGACATAATTAATCAGGCCCTCAGATCAGAAACTTCTGGAGCCTTGTTACCACCTACGAGGTTAGCTAAGCGGGCAAGGCATGGCGTCCTTGCTGCGGCAGCCGGTAGCCTCCCGGCGAAGCTGCGGGACCGCGCGTAGAGGACGGTGCAGAGCAGCGTGCCGACGGCGCACGTCGAGCCCCAGACCACGAACGTCTCCTGGTAGCAGCCGGCGCCGATGCACCGGTGGCTGCCCCTGGCGCCGCGCTGGTAGAGGTAGGCCGCGAAATAGCCGAAGCACAGGGAGCCCACGGGGATGTTGGTCACCACCACGTTGTGGTTCACGCCGAAGTTCTTGGTGCCGAACAGCTCGCTCGTCGCCGACACCGCCACCGACGTGATGGCGCCCGTGCAGGTGCCGATGATGGCCGTGCTCAGGTACAGGAAGAAGTCGCTCGTGTTGAGCAGCAGAAAGAAGGCGCCGGACATGGGCGCCATCAGCGACGCCATTGACGCCGTCCTTGATATGGAGTAGCCGCTTCTGCAAACGCATATGAACAAAACCATGTCAGCACACATTTTTGAAGCCGATAATCAGACGGGGCAAAAACAGAGAAGATGCAAACTCTATATGTAGCAACAAGTTAGTTAGCACGTCAATTAAAAACGACCTCGTCGATCTTGAAAGTTGAAACTACCGAGTCTTTGTGGACTGACTCCAAGATCTCAGGATGCTAAATCAAACAAAAATCGACATGTACTCCTAAATTTCATAGTAGTAGTATTAAATTACGAAGTGGTGTGAACAGAATGCATGCTTGCTTACTTCGCGGAGTAGTAGTCCAAGAACGACGGGAGCAGGCGGCCGAAGAATCCAAACGAAGACGACAGGGAGACCAGCGTGGAAATCTGCCCGAGCCGTCGCGACTCGGCGATCTGTCCCAGGTTGTTCAAGAAGACCAGACCCAGGGTGCCACTGAACATGTAGCTGAAGAAGTAGAGCCAGAAGTCCGGCTTCCTTAGCAGCTGGAGACCCCCGACCTCCTCTTGCGGTTTCTCCGTGACACTGTCTCCCTCCTTGCTCTCGACGTCGGCGACATCGATAGCGACGACAGTGTCCATGGCTTCGGCCTCGTCGGTGCCGAGATCGTAGATTCTGTTCTCCCGCTTTGTTTCCCATATCTTGTTCATGCTCTCCCGGACCCTGAGAGCCAGCGGGATAAGTATGGGAGTGGCCAGTAGCACGCTGAGGCTGATCATGTGCTCCCTCGACGACAGCCCGTTCGACGTGGAGCCTATGCTGCCGACGACGGCGCATGCTCCGGTGGCGAGCGTGATGGCGAACATGACGAGGAATGCGGCGTCCGTGCTGGCCTCGCTCTTGAGGTCCACCACCCTGAGAGACGGCGCCACCACGACGGTGACGAGCATCGGTACGACGGCATTGAGGAGGAGGTACGTCTTCGCCTTGGAGTTGGCCAGGCCGGGTATCGAGTCGGCCAGGCTGGTGTAGACCTTGGCGCTCAAGCCGAGGTAGCTCGTCGCGAGGCTCACCGCGACGCGGCTGCTGGACCCGAAGTTCCGGATGCAGAGGAGGTAGCAGACGGTGTTGATCCAGCAGATGCCATTCCCGGCCAGGGAGGTGAGCACGAACAGGTGCCAGTACCGGAGCCCGGCGCTGTCCAAGAACAGGTACTGGACGCCGTAGCCGACGAGGCCGAACGCGGCGCCGATGAAGGCCACGAGCCACAGCGGCAGGTACAGGGCCGCCACCCCGGAGAACCAGCCGAAGAGCTTGCCCGCGTCGGACGCGAAGGCGAGGAAGTTGAGCTGCACCTGCGAGATGTGCTTGAGGTCCTTGAGCTGCGACGAGTACACCGGGAAGTCGGAGTTGGGCCCGTTGATGGTCTGCAGCCAGATGCTCCCGACGAGGCTCAGCCAGTGGGCCGAGGAAGGGGAAGGCATGGTGAGGAGTCGTGTCCCGGTAGTGGTGGCACTTGAGCTGTAATGCCTGTGCGCGCTAGCTAGGTATTTATGCAGCTCCGGTGGTTAAACCGGCAATTGAATGGTCGATTACGATGGTTGTGGCTGCAAGCCAGATATGTGGTTTGTTGTTAGCCAGTATGGGGGCTTAGCCCAGTAGCCTAAGTGCGATTAGGCCAACATAGGCGGACTAATGGCGGCAGCAGTGCCAAGGCCGGCCGAATAGAGTGCTtcagttcagagttcagactgtTGGTTGCTTGGGAGCCTTTCAGTCCcgctgtgtttttttttaacgaaaCAGTGGCAGGAGCACTAACATCCATTAAAGAAAAACATatgtttttacattaacagAACTACTGCCGAACGAAATCGGCAGGGAGTAGCTGCTAAAAGGAACAACTAGAGATTACTGAACACTATGTTTTGCCGTGGCCTCATCTATCAGCCCTGCCGTAGCGGGACATCTGTTGCTCCTTGCTTACTGAACACTATGACAAGTTGCTGAATCTATTTTCTGGCCGAAAACATTCAGGCTGGTTACGGTTACCCTGCAGCCACGACGGATCAACACTCAGCAGAGGCTCGCAGGCTCGCAGCCAGAGTTATTGCATTGACATAGTCTAGGACGTCGTCGCGATTTGCCCGTCATCAGAAGCTACAGCGAAATCAAACACTTCGCTGGCCAAGAACACAAGTACAAAGCTGTGCTTTGTGTGCCGAGTTGGACAACCAGCTCGCTAAGCGAGAGAAACCGAATGTTTAGGCGTTCAGCACCGGAACTAGAAGTTTCCGAACTGCGACGACAAACAGTTTACATCCTGCATGCGTATATAGCAGGGGTTCTTGGCCTAACTCAGGTGATCTAAGATTCTAATCCGAGTAGGAAACCTGAAATAAACTACTTCTCCTAGTTCTAACCCGAACCGGCACTCCTAACCCTGATAGGATTCGATTTCAACAGGTTGCAGGAGAGGTATTCGTTCCATGTTGCTCTGATGCCTAGTAGTTTTTCAGCAACAGTTTGGCCCGGAAGCGcaaggatcatcccccggcatTTCAGCTCGGTTCGTCTGTCGACGTGAAGCGTTTCCCGCCATCCAGCTCATTGAGCTCCATGTTTAAAATACATTGAATCACGAGCAGCACCGGCTGTGACTTGTTCTCCGGATCTGAATCCATGGTTCGTTATGCTCTGACGGTCACGCTCGGGCCACTTTCTTCACGAAATGTGGGCACCGGCGGCATTAGGACAGTTATGAGTCGTGACATCACGCCCCGTGTAAACAAGGCATGGTTAACTTACTCGCCCTCGCCGGGGTGCTCACCCGTGTCTGGCCATCCTCACCGCTGCGGTTACTATCAGGTATCAGCTCGCCTTTGGCGCCATTAAAACCCGAGACCAGATCACCGTGATCGACAGCAAATGGAGATATCAGGGTGCTCAGAAACAAGCATGGATTCGTGTACACATTTCTAACCATGTCTGCAACAGAAGCCCAGGGGCCGGCACTCACATTCAGACTCTCAGAACGCCTTCTACGTGAAGCTGAGATGCTGAATGACCGTGGCCATAAGGTCACGGTGACATCACGCGGCGCAGCAGAGCAGGAGCTGATATCTTGGACTGCTGTACGGAGTGCAACCTGACCATACCTGAGACCTAATTCTCTGAATTTCTGCATTCAGACCGCCACCTTGGAGTTGAAACTGAATTGCTGTTGTCGTTCGGTAACTGGTGGCATCAAAGCATGTTGGGTCTGGGCTTGCAAATGGAAACGTATACTCATGCCCAACCACGCTTTCCAAGATTCCTGAAACCGAGGACTGGC
This region includes:
- the LOC133909040 gene encoding protein NUCLEAR FUSION DEFECTIVE 4-like, whose translation is MPSPSSAHWLSLVGSIWLQTINGPNSDFPVYSSQLKDLKHISQVQLNFLAFASDAGKLFGWFSGVAALYLPLWLVAFIGAAFGLVGYGVQYLFLDSAGLRYWHLFVLTSLAGNGICWINTVCYLLCIRNFGSSSRVAVSLATSYLGLSAKVYTSLADSIPGLANSKAKTYLLLNAVVPMLVTVVVAPSLRVVDLKSEASTDAAFLVMFAITLATGACAVVGSIGSTSNGLSSREHMISLSVLLATPILIPLALRVRESMNKIWETKRENRIYDLGTDEAEAMDTVVAIDVADVESKEGDSVTEKPQEEVGGLQLLRKPDFWLYFFSYMFSGTLGLVFLNNLGQIAESRRLGQISTLVSLSSSFGFFGRLLPSFLDYYSAKSGYSISRTASMASLMAPMSGAFFLLLNTSDFFLYLSTAIIGTCTGAITSVAVSATSELFGTKNFGVNHNVVVTNIPVGSLCFGYFAAYLYQRGARGSHRCIGAGCYQETFVVWGSTCAVGTLLCTVLYARSRSFAGRLPAAAARTPCLARLANLVGGNKAPEVSDLRA